In Streptomyces sp. NBC_00569, a single genomic region encodes these proteins:
- a CDS encoding lysophospholipid acyltransferase family protein — protein MTTTVTTAARVRPVRAAARLRHALWWLVLTLTGGVERRGRLPRGGCVVVANHSSHADTAALLAALDASHAPAIGAAADYWFASPWRSRICSRLAAGFPVRRSGGGMDDLLGMADTLRAGRAVVLFPEGTRARAGELGSFHRGALVLAEHARVPVVPVGIAGTDRLLPKHGRLRPSLVRVRIGEPLPCTATVQEARKAVAALHDRTVAEPLRDSRVRKALARVISARLGLLLAFSWACAEALSWPLMPELFLAVACVAVPRRALKLSVTALAGSLAGGLLALQLASMGVSLPAPLTTDRMRAEVRHELSVEGASAVRHQPWNGIPFKVYVKQAGRADVPVADFLSESARARGSRTLPVGLAFGAFGFLAHRLRRFYGLYLGLLCGGFAAALSLIVVGWS, from the coding sequence GTGACGACGACCGTGACCACCGCTGCCCGAGTGCGCCCGGTTCGTGCGGCCGCCCGCCTTCGCCACGCCCTGTGGTGGCTCGTCCTCACCCTCACCGGCGGTGTGGAGCGCCGGGGCCGGCTCCCGCGCGGCGGCTGTGTCGTGGTCGCCAACCACAGCTCGCACGCCGACACCGCGGCGCTGCTCGCCGCGCTCGACGCGTCGCACGCCCCGGCGATCGGTGCGGCGGCCGACTACTGGTTCGCCTCGCCCTGGCGCAGCCGGATCTGCAGCCGCCTCGCCGCAGGTTTCCCGGTGCGGCGCTCCGGCGGGGGCATGGACGACCTGCTCGGCATGGCGGACACGCTGCGCGCCGGGCGCGCCGTGGTCCTCTTTCCCGAGGGCACGCGCGCGCGTGCGGGTGAGCTGGGGTCGTTCCATCGGGGCGCGCTGGTCCTGGCGGAGCACGCGCGCGTGCCGGTCGTGCCGGTCGGGATCGCGGGCACGGACCGACTTCTGCCCAAGCACGGCAGGCTGCGCCCGTCCTTGGTCCGGGTGCGGATCGGCGAGCCGCTCCCGTGCACGGCGACGGTGCAGGAGGCCCGTAAGGCGGTCGCGGCGCTGCATGACCGCACGGTCGCGGAGCCGCTGCGCGACTCCCGCGTCCGCAAGGCCCTGGCCCGCGTGATCAGCGCACGGCTCGGGCTGCTCCTCGCCTTCTCATGGGCGTGCGCGGAGGCACTGAGCTGGCCGCTGATGCCCGAGCTGTTCCTCGCGGTGGCGTGCGTCGCGGTGCCGCGCCGGGCCCTGAAGCTGTCCGTCACCGCGCTCGCGGGCAGCCTCGCGGGCGGCCTGCTCGCGCTCCAACTGGCCTCCATGGGTGTGTCGTTGCCCGCACCCCTGACGACGGACCGGATGCGGGCGGAGGTCCGTCACGAGCTGTCCGTCGAGGGCGCGTCGGCGGTACGCCACCAGCCCTGGAACGGCATCCCGTTCAAGGTCTACGTGAAGCAGGCGGGCCGCGCGGACGTCCCTGTCGCGGACTTCCTGTCCGAGTCGGCACGTGCCCGCGGTTCGCGCACGCTCCCCGTGGGGCTCGCGTTCGGCGCGTTCGGCTTCCTGGCGCACCGGCTGCGCAGGTTCTACGGGCTCTACCTGGGCCTGCTGTGCGGCGGCTTCGCGGCCGCCCTCTCGCTCATCGTGGTGGGCTGGAGCTGA
- the bla gene encoding class A beta-lactamase, which translates to MNLPPSRRSLLGAAALAPVLLSVPGTASAAPSPAAGGDARRRLRELEEGYPGRIGVHALHTGTGAVLGYRAHERFAIASTFKVLAASAILHRAREQEPGLLDVLIRYGRDDLVAASPRTELHLETGMTVRELCDAAITYSDNTAANLLMRRIGGPAGVTAFARSLGDSVTRLDRWETDLNTNLPGDRRDTTTPAAMTADLRALVLGDALHPLDRGQLTRWLVENTTGDKRIRAGLPPGWRVGDKTGSPAYGGVNDVAVAWPPGGGAPLIVSVYTTRLDPDTPGEDRIAADITRVAVDALL; encoded by the coding sequence ATGAACTTACCTCCCTCACGAAGGTCCCTCCTCGGCGCCGCGGCCCTGGCGCCCGTCCTCCTCTCCGTGCCCGGCACCGCGAGCGCGGCGCCCTCCCCCGCGGCCGGCGGCGACGCCCGGCGCCGGCTGCGCGAGCTGGAGGAGGGCTATCCCGGCCGCATCGGGGTGCACGCCCTGCACACCGGCACCGGCGCCGTCCTCGGCTACCGCGCGCACGAACGCTTCGCGATCGCCTCGACGTTCAAGGTGCTTGCCGCCTCGGCGATCCTGCACCGGGCGCGCGAGCAGGAGCCCGGACTGCTCGACGTACTGATCCGCTACGGACGCGACGACCTCGTGGCCGCCTCGCCCCGTACCGAGCTGCACCTCGAGACCGGCATGACGGTGAGGGAGCTGTGCGACGCCGCCATCACCTACAGCGACAACACCGCGGCCAATCTCCTGATGCGCCGGATCGGCGGCCCCGCCGGCGTCACCGCGTTCGCCCGCTCGCTCGGCGACTCCGTGACCCGGCTCGACCGGTGGGAGACCGACCTCAACACGAACCTCCCCGGCGACCGGCGGGACACCACGACGCCCGCAGCCATGACCGCGGACCTGCGCGCGCTGGTCCTCGGCGACGCCCTCCACCCGCTCGACCGCGGCCAGCTGACCCGGTGGCTCGTGGAGAACACCACCGGCGACAAGCGGATCCGCGCGGGGCTCCCGCCGGGCTGGCGGGTCGGCGACAAGACCGGGTCACCCGCCTACGGCGGGGTCAACGACGTGGCCGTGGCCTGGCCGCCGGGCGGTGGAGCTCCCCTGATCGTCTCCGTGTACACGACCCGGCTCGACCCGGACACCCCGGGCGAGGACCGGATCGCCGCCGACATCACGCGCGTCGCCGTGGACGCACTGCTCTGA
- the pruA gene encoding L-glutamate gamma-semialdehyde dehydrogenase yields the protein MDAVTQVPAPVNEPVHGYAPGSPERTRLETKLKELAENPIELSMTIGGVKRLGGGDEFTVVQPHNHKAVIGTGRGATQQDAQDAIDAALAAAPAWRAMSFDDRAAIILRAAELLSTTWRETLAASTMLGQSKTAQQAEIDTPCELVDFWRFNVHYARQILAEQPPANSTGVWNRMDHRPLEGFVYAITPFNFTAIAGNLPTAPALMGNVVVWKPSPTQTHAAVLLMQLLEEAGLPKGVINLVTGDGIAVSEVALNHRDLAGIHFTGSTPTFQHLWKTVGENIAKYRTYPRLVGETGGKDFVVAHPSADRAVLKTALTRGSFEFQGQKCSASSRAYIPASIWNSGFKEEFAAEVDGIKMGDVTDLSNFIGAVIDDRAFAKNKAAIDRAKADDSCTIVAGGTYDDSVGYFVRPTVVECADPENEVFKTEYFGPFLAVHVYEDDKYDEMLTQMESASDYALTGSVISNDRAAAAYTMEKLRYAAGNFYINDKSTGAVVGQQPFGGGRASGTNDKAGAPQNLQRWTLTRAIKETLVPPTEYGYPHMG from the coding sequence ATGGACGCTGTAACCCAGGTCCCCGCTCCCGTCAACGAGCCGGTGCACGGCTACGCCCCCGGTTCCCCGGAGCGGACGCGCCTCGAGACCAAGCTCAAGGAGCTTGCCGAGAACCCGATCGAGCTGTCGATGACCATCGGCGGCGTCAAGCGCCTCGGTGGCGGTGACGAGTTCACCGTCGTCCAGCCGCACAACCACAAGGCCGTCATCGGTACGGGCCGCGGCGCCACGCAGCAGGACGCGCAGGACGCGATCGACGCCGCGCTCGCCGCCGCCCCGGCCTGGCGCGCGATGTCCTTCGACGACCGCGCCGCGATCATCCTGCGCGCCGCCGAGCTGCTGTCCACGACGTGGCGCGAGACGCTCGCCGCGTCCACGATGCTCGGCCAGTCGAAGACCGCCCAGCAGGCCGAGATCGACACCCCCTGTGAGCTCGTCGACTTCTGGCGCTTCAACGTGCACTACGCGCGCCAGATCCTCGCCGAGCAGCCCCCGGCGAACTCGACCGGCGTGTGGAACCGCATGGACCACCGCCCGCTCGAGGGCTTCGTCTACGCGATCACGCCCTTCAACTTCACCGCCATCGCGGGCAACCTCCCCACCGCCCCCGCCCTCATGGGCAACGTGGTGGTCTGGAAGCCGTCCCCGACGCAGACCCACGCCGCCGTGCTGCTCATGCAGCTCCTCGAAGAGGCCGGCCTGCCCAAGGGCGTCATCAACCTCGTCACCGGTGACGGCATCGCGGTCTCCGAGGTCGCCCTCAACCACCGCGACCTGGCCGGCATCCACTTCACCGGCTCGACCCCGACCTTCCAGCACCTGTGGAAGACGGTCGGCGAGAACATCGCGAAGTACCGCACCTACCCGCGTCTCGTCGGCGAGACGGGCGGCAAGGACTTCGTCGTCGCCCACCCGAGCGCCGACCGCGCCGTCCTCAAGACGGCCCTGACCCGCGGCTCCTTCGAGTTCCAGGGCCAGAAGTGCTCCGCGAGCTCGCGCGCGTACATCCCGGCCTCCATCTGGAACTCCGGCTTCAAGGAGGAGTTCGCGGCCGAGGTCGACGGCATCAAGATGGGTGACGTCACCGACCTGTCGAACTTCATCGGCGCCGTCATCGACGACCGCGCGTTCGCCAAGAACAAGGCGGCCATCGACCGCGCCAAGGCCGACGACTCCTGCACCATCGTCGCGGGCGGCACCTACGACGACTCGGTCGGTTACTTCGTGCGCCCGACCGTCGTCGAGTGCGCGGACCCGGAGAACGAGGTCTTCAAGACCGAGTACTTCGGCCCGTTCCTCGCCGTCCACGTCTACGAGGACGACAAGTACGACGAGATGCTGACCCAGATGGAGTCGGCGTCGGACTACGCCCTGACGGGCTCGGTCATCTCCAACGACCGCGCCGCGGCCGCCTACACGATGGAGAAGCTCCGCTACGCCGCGGGCAACTTCTACATCAACGACAAGTCGACCGGCGCCGTCGTCGGCCAGCAGCCCTTCGGCGGCGGCCGCGCCTCCGGCACCAACGACAAGGCCGGCGCCCCGCAGAACCTCCAGCGCTGGACCCTGACCCGCGCCATCAAGGAGACGCTGGTCCCGCCGACCGAGTACGGCTACCCGCACATGGGCTGA
- a CDS encoding proline dehydrogenase family protein, producing MLGPVILAASRSDRMRRFISAAPGTKQVVDRFIAGEGVDDVVPIVVDACDRGLEVTLDVVGEDITTPEQAAAARDAYLELIARLKDLGLGTKAEMSVKLSMFGQALEGGHELALANVRPVVEAAAAIGTTVTLDAEDHTTLDSMFAIHDELRKDFPQTGCVIQAYLFRTEDDARRLAAAGSRVRIVKGAYKEPASVAYQDKGEIDKAYVRILKVLMEGDGYPMIGSHDPRLISISQELARRAGRKLDEYEFQMLYGIRSDEHVRLAAEGHRMRVYTAYGTDWYGYFMRRLAEKPANLLFFARSILTKG from the coding sequence GTGCTGGGTCCCGTGATTCTCGCCGCGTCGCGCAGCGACAGGATGCGCCGTTTCATCTCGGCCGCCCCCGGCACGAAGCAGGTCGTCGACCGGTTCATCGCCGGTGAGGGCGTCGACGACGTCGTGCCGATCGTCGTGGACGCCTGCGACAGGGGCCTCGAAGTGACCCTCGACGTGGTCGGCGAGGACATCACCACCCCCGAGCAGGCCGCCGCCGCGCGCGACGCCTACCTCGAGCTGATCGCGCGCCTCAAGGACCTGGGCCTCGGCACCAAGGCCGAGATGTCCGTCAAGCTGTCGATGTTCGGCCAGGCGCTGGAGGGCGGCCACGAGCTGGCCCTCGCCAACGTCCGCCCGGTGGTCGAGGCCGCCGCCGCGATCGGCACCACGGTCACCCTGGACGCCGAGGACCACACCACCCTCGACTCGATGTTCGCCATCCACGACGAGCTGCGGAAGGACTTCCCGCAGACCGGATGCGTCATCCAGGCCTATCTCTTCCGCACCGAGGACGACGCCCGCCGCCTGGCCGCCGCCGGCAGCCGCGTGCGCATCGTGAAGGGCGCCTACAAGGAGCCCGCCTCCGTCGCGTACCAGGACAAGGGCGAGATCGACAAGGCGTATGTCCGCATCCTGAAGGTTCTGATGGAGGGTGACGGGTACCCGATGATCGGGTCCCACGACCCGCGCCTCATCTCCATCAGCCAGGAGCTCGCCCGCCGCGCCGGGCGCAAGCTGGACGAGTACGAGTTCCAGATGCTGTACGGGATCCGCAGCGACGAGCACGTCCGTCTCGCCGCCGAGGGTCACCGGATGCGCGTCTACACCGCGTACGGCACCGACTGGTACGGCTACTTCATGCGCCGCCTCGCGGAGAAGCCCGCCAACCTGCTGTTCTTCGCCCGCTCCATCCTCACCAAGGGCTGA
- a CDS encoding PucR family transcriptional regulator — protein sequence MRENGGVKGDYQELVDEISALLSAPATLENRDFGLIAFGAHDSDSDFDASTLDPVRTRSILTRRSTAAVRTWFEGFGIARATGPVRIPPTPEAGVYRGRICLPVRHRGVVLGYVWLLDDDPGPTEQQLTAAMEVAGRIGALLADEAQAGADLTREFREVLTAERGWQRDMAVAALRTALGSRADGLHAVVCVAPWPSPSSRLRSSSGDPYADPDDAPSFRTIPSADALCTVPWGAAGQALALLVRLRSADALGPAMAATAKLRERAGTTVVAAGFGGARRELGDLGAAWQEATAAARAALAEPRLGPDAHWAAIGPYRLLTALPPDTAHDPVLAPLLLPANRQLARTTEVFLDCAGQAGRTAAELGIHRQTLYYRLSRVEQLTGLDLDDGEDRLLLHMGLKASRL from the coding sequence GTGCGCGAGAATGGCGGGGTGAAGGGCGACTACCAGGAACTGGTCGACGAGATCTCGGCGCTGCTCAGCGCCCCCGCGACGCTGGAGAACCGGGATTTCGGGCTGATCGCGTTCGGCGCGCACGACAGCGACAGCGATTTCGACGCATCGACGCTGGACCCCGTCCGCACCCGCTCGATCCTGACCCGCCGCTCCACCGCCGCGGTGCGCACCTGGTTCGAGGGCTTCGGCATCGCCCGCGCCACCGGGCCCGTCCGTATCCCGCCGACCCCGGAGGCCGGGGTCTACCGGGGCCGCATCTGCCTTCCCGTACGCCATCGGGGTGTCGTCCTCGGCTATGTGTGGCTGCTCGACGACGATCCGGGGCCGACGGAGCAGCAGCTGACCGCCGCGATGGAGGTGGCGGGCCGCATCGGCGCGCTGCTGGCGGACGAGGCGCAGGCGGGCGCCGACCTGACCCGCGAGTTCCGCGAGGTGCTCACGGCCGAACGCGGCTGGCAGCGGGACATGGCGGTGGCGGCCCTGCGCACGGCGCTCGGCTCGCGCGCGGACGGGCTGCACGCGGTGGTGTGCGTCGCGCCGTGGCCTTCCCCTAGCTCTCGGCTTCGCTCGAGCAGTGGAGACCCCTATGCGGACCCGGACGACGCGCCGTCCTTCCGCACGATCCCCTCGGCCGACGCGCTGTGCACGGTGCCGTGGGGCGCGGCCGGACAGGCCCTGGCCCTCCTGGTGCGGCTGCGTTCGGCGGACGCGCTCGGGCCGGCCATGGCGGCGACGGCGAAGCTGCGGGAGCGCGCCGGCACGACGGTCGTCGCTGCGGGGTTCGGGGGCGCGCGGCGCGAACTGGGTGACCTCGGGGCCGCCTGGCAGGAGGCGACGGCCGCGGCGCGCGCGGCGCTCGCCGAGCCGCGTCTCGGCCCGGACGCGCACTGGGCGGCGATCGGCCCGTACCGCCTGCTCACCGCACTGCCCCCGGACACGGCGCACGACCCGGTCCTGGCCCCGCTCCTACTGCCGGCCAACCGCCAACTGGCCCGCACCACCGAGGTGTTCCTCGACTGCGCGGGCCAGGCGGGCCGCACGGCGGCGGAGTTGGGCATCCACCGCCAGACCCTCTACTACCGGCTGTCCCGCGTGGAGCAGCTCACCGGTCTCGACCTGGACGACGGCGAGGACCGGCTGCTGCTGCACATGGGGCTCAAGGCGTCACGCCTGTGA
- a CDS encoding TetR/AcrR family transcriptional regulator encodes MGHREDLLEGAKRCLLEKGFVRTTARDIVKESGTNLASIGYHYGSKDALLAQAYVALAEGASDDWSAVGELPGAPGSLERFRSVMAGITDSLGKPGSIWHLSIELVTMGDKMPVVREQLAQAQHEAGRGFIGMVMGEEPPADDPSVHTLGKLFSVLVLGLVAQHTFDADYSPSADELTEGLRLLLDAMRASQA; translated from the coding sequence ATGGGACATCGCGAGGATCTGCTCGAAGGCGCCAAGCGCTGCCTTCTGGAGAAGGGGTTCGTGCGCACGACGGCGCGCGACATCGTCAAGGAGTCGGGGACCAACCTGGCGTCGATCGGCTACCACTACGGCTCGAAGGACGCGCTGCTCGCGCAGGCGTACGTGGCGCTGGCCGAAGGGGCCTCGGACGACTGGAGCGCGGTGGGCGAACTGCCCGGCGCGCCGGGCTCGTTGGAGCGGTTCCGGTCGGTGATGGCCGGGATCACCGACAGCCTCGGGAAGCCCGGGTCCATCTGGCACCTGAGCATCGAGCTGGTGACGATGGGCGACAAGATGCCGGTCGTGCGCGAGCAGTTGGCACAGGCTCAGCACGAGGCGGGGCGCGGCTTCATCGGCATGGTCATGGGGGAGGAGCCGCCGGCCGACGACCCGAGCGTGCACACGCTCGGGAAGCTCTTCTCGGTGCTGGTCCTCGGGCTCGTCGCCCAGCACACCTTCGACGCGGACTACTCGCCCAGCGCCGATGAACTCACCGAGGGCCTGCGGCTGTTGCTGGACGCGATGCGCGCGTCACAGGCGTGA
- a CDS encoding MFS transporter: protein MTNSPSTNSRAGRREWTALVVLMLPLLLVSMDVSVLYFAIPSISADVEPTGTQQLWIFDIYAFVLAGLLMTMGSLGDRIGRRKLLMIGATAFGAASVCAAYANSAEMLIAARAILGIGGATLMPTTMALVRNMFRDDKQRATAIGIWSGVMTGGIALGSVMSGILVEHFWWGSVFLVNLPAMALLLLLAPVLLPEFKDPQPGRFDFVSVPLSMAAVLPLVYGIKEIPSEGFEPLYVASIVVGLVFGALFVRRQRTVESPMISPALFRGRGFGPAVTLNLISAFAMMGSAYFTTQYLQAVLGKSALEAALWALAPTVFIGLAAPLATVLVQRGVHRGSVVTAGFLTSACGYGLLTLTGTDSLWTVLAGAGVLASGAVIVGSQLTDLALGAAPAEKAGAASSLLETGQEFGGALGMAVLGSIGTAVYRHRIGDAPAEAKETLGGALAVAQHLPGRAGDALLTSAREAFTSGMHIAALAGGAVLLGAAVLALRGLRGVAAPQREEQPEPERATA from the coding sequence ATGACGAACTCACCGAGCACCAACTCCCGTGCGGGGCGCCGTGAATGGACGGCTCTCGTGGTCCTGATGCTTCCGCTGCTCCTCGTCTCGATGGACGTCTCCGTCCTCTACTTCGCGATCCCCTCGATCAGCGCGGACGTCGAGCCCACCGGCACCCAGCAGCTGTGGATCTTCGACATCTACGCGTTCGTGCTCGCCGGCCTGCTGATGACGATGGGCTCCCTCGGCGACCGCATCGGCCGACGCAAGCTCCTGATGATCGGCGCCACCGCCTTCGGCGCCGCCTCCGTCTGCGCGGCCTACGCGAACAGCGCGGAAATGCTGATCGCGGCCCGCGCGATCCTCGGCATCGGCGGCGCGACCCTGATGCCCACGACGATGGCGCTGGTGCGCAACATGTTCCGCGACGACAAACAGCGCGCGACGGCCATCGGCATCTGGTCCGGCGTCATGACCGGCGGCATCGCGCTCGGCTCGGTGATGAGCGGCATCCTCGTCGAGCACTTCTGGTGGGGCTCGGTCTTCCTCGTCAACCTGCCCGCGATGGCCCTGCTCCTGCTGCTCGCCCCGGTCCTGCTCCCCGAGTTCAAGGACCCGCAGCCGGGCCGCTTCGACTTCGTGAGCGTCCCGCTGTCGATGGCCGCGGTGCTCCCCCTCGTCTACGGCATCAAGGAGATCCCCTCCGAGGGCTTCGAGCCGCTCTACGTCGCGTCGATCGTCGTCGGCCTCGTCTTCGGCGCCCTGTTCGTACGCCGTCAGCGCACCGTCGAGTCACCGATGATCTCGCCGGCCCTCTTCCGGGGCCGCGGCTTCGGCCCCGCCGTCACCCTCAACCTCATCTCGGCCTTCGCGATGATGGGGTCGGCCTACTTCACGACGCAGTACCTCCAGGCCGTGCTCGGCAAGAGCGCACTCGAAGCGGCGCTGTGGGCGCTCGCGCCGACCGTATTCATCGGTCTCGCGGCCCCCCTCGCGACGGTCCTCGTGCAGCGTGGCGTCCACCGCGGCTCCGTCGTCACCGCCGGCTTCCTGACCAGCGCCTGCGGCTACGGCCTCCTGACGCTGACCGGTACGGACTCCCTGTGGACCGTCCTGGCCGGAGCGGGTGTACTCGCCTCCGGCGCGGTGATCGTGGGCTCGCAGCTGACCGACCTGGCGCTCGGCGCGGCCCCCGCGGAGAAGGCCGGCGCGGCGTCGTCCCTGCTCGAGACGGGCCAGGAGTTCGGCGGCGCCCTCGGCATGGCCGTCCTGGGCTCGATCGGTACGGCGGTCTACCGTCACCGGATCGGCGACGCGCCGGCCGAGGCGAAGGAGACGCTGGGCGGAGCGCTCGCGGTGGCGCAGCACCTGCCGGGCCGGGCGGGCGACGCGCTCCTGACGTCGGCCCGGGAGGCGTTCACGAGCGGCATGCACATCGCCGCGCTGGCCGGTGGGGCGGTCCTGCTGGGGGCCGCGGTACTGGCCCTGCGTGGCCTGCGCGGGGTGGCCGCGCCGCAGCGGGAGGAGCAGCCGGAGCCGGAGCGGGCCACGGCCTGA